The following proteins come from a genomic window of Nocardiopsis sp. YSL2:
- a CDS encoding pyridoxamine 5'-phosphate oxidase family protein, with product MGSYHRGELAVQERAALSRQAGHTARAIRASVPDVAADFLAARTFLVVGAADTDGRTWCSLLTGPPGFLRVPDENTLDVAALPHRGDPLAERLRQGPAPVGALALDPARRRRMRVNGTVRPHGPGLRVATEDVYANCPKYIQKRTPVPTAPTGPEPVHGDALTPGQQALVRRADTFFVATRSDTGHADANHRGGGPGFLRVHSPTLLSWPDYVGNAMFNTLGNLWVEPRAGLLVPDWETGDTLRLTGRARVLWDEGSPTRERSVEFTVDGVVATAGGGLLAPEPPEYSTANPPVDPPA from the coding sequence GTCGGTGCCCGACGTGGCCGCCGACTTCCTCGCCGCCCGCACCTTCCTGGTGGTCGGAGCGGCCGACACCGACGGGCGCACCTGGTGCTCCCTGCTGACCGGCCCGCCCGGCTTCCTCCGGGTCCCCGACGAGAACACGCTCGACGTCGCCGCGCTCCCGCACCGCGGCGACCCGCTCGCCGAGCGGCTGCGCCAGGGCCCCGCCCCCGTCGGAGCCCTGGCCCTGGACCCGGCCCGCCGCCGTCGCATGCGCGTCAACGGGACCGTCCGGCCGCACGGCCCGGGCCTGCGCGTGGCGACAGAGGACGTCTACGCCAACTGTCCCAAGTACATCCAGAAGCGCACCCCGGTCCCCACGGCGCCCACCGGCCCCGAGCCCGTCCACGGGGACGCCCTCACCCCCGGCCAGCAGGCCCTCGTCCGGCGCGCCGACACCTTCTTCGTCGCCACCCGCTCCGACACCGGGCACGCGGACGCCAACCACCGCGGCGGCGGCCCCGGCTTCCTGCGCGTGCACTCGCCCACCCTGCTCAGCTGGCCGGACTACGTCGGCAACGCCATGTTCAACACCCTGGGCAACCTGTGGGTCGAGCCCCGCGCGGGCCTGCTCGTCCCGGACTGGGAGACGGGTGACACGCTGCGGCTGACCGGCCGTGCCCGCGTCCTGTGGGATGAGGGCTCCCCCACCCGGGAGCGCTCGGTGGAGTTCACCGTGGACGGCGTCGTCGCCACCGCGGGCGGCGGGCTGCTCGCACCGGAACCGCCCGAGTACTCCACGGCCAATCCGCCGGTCGACCCGCCGGCCTGA